Within Methyloversatilis discipulorum, the genomic segment ACGCCGTCATTGGCGTGGCGCGGCACTACGTGCATGTGGAAGTGGAACACCGTCTGCTCACCCTCCTTGCCGTTGGCCTGCAGCAGGTTTAGCCCCGGCGGATCGAAGGTTTCGCGGATGGCGGCGGCCACGCGCTGCGCGGTGTTCATCACCGCGGCGCCCTCCTCCGGCGTGATGTCGAACAGCGTCGCGGCGTGCCGCTTCGTCGCCACCAGCACGTGACCCGGATTGACCTGGCCGAGGTCCATGAAAGCCAGCGTCAGATCGTCCTCGAACACGCGCGCGGCCGGCAGTTCGCCGGCGACGATGCGACAGAAGATGCAGACGCCGGGCGGCGAGGTATCGACGAATTTCGGCATGAGGGTATCGGCTCCGGTTGCGCAGGAAAGGTCTGGCGCGGCGCGACGTTCGGGCAGCGCGCGGTCGGGGCAGACGATACACGAGGTCCGATGGCCGACCGCCCGGCAGCGGGCGCGCCTCGCGAACCACCGGACCGGAATGGCGCGGCGTCCGTCCTACGGGCAGCGGTACTGCCGGCCTACAGCGAACGCCGCCGCACCGACCCACAATCAACGGAAAGGTCGCCGCGCCCGGTGACCCCGCACCTGGAGGAAACATCGATGATCAAGCTGATTGCCGCCTCGCTCGCTGTTGCACTCGGATATGCGTTCACACATCGCAAGAAGACGCCGGCCGATCCGGTCGGCGACTGGGAGCGCACGCACGACAGCACCGCCACCGCCCATCCGGAAAGCCAGCAAAGCGCGCCCTGAGGCACGTCCGGCCTTACCGGGCAGCGATCTGCATCATCCTTGACCACCGTGCTTGACGGGCGGTCAAAGGGCCTCGAATACTGGCCGGATGCCGATCGACTCAGCCCTTCCGCATGATGCCGGGGCGGAACGCGCACGACCCGGAACCCTGTCGTCGCCCGCCCGCGCGCCGGATGCGTCCGCAGTCTCGCCTGACGCGGGCGGGGCCGCGGACGCCCAGCCGCACCGCTGGTACAGCACCAATCTGGTCGGCGTGCCGGCGCCGGTGCTGGCCAGCCGGCTGTTCAACGAACACCCTTTGCCGCTGCACATCGCCGGCACGCGCGAGGCGCACCGCGGCCTGTTCGCCTTGCTCGATCGCTGCGCGGATCTGCCGGAAGCGCGCGACGTGTTCGAGCACTACGTCGCCATCGCCTTCGGCCTGCAGCCGGCCGACGCGCCGCGCGACAGCGCCGAGGCACGACGCTGGCGCTGCAGCTGGCGCCGTCTGCTGCAGGGCTGGGGCGGCGACGCCAACGGCCCGGCCGGCGCCGTGCTGAAAGGCTGGGTGGAAAGCCGCTTCGGCCTGGTGCCCATGTTCCACAAGGCAAGGCTGGAGCGCTTCCCGTCGCCCGCCTGGGTGAGCTATCTCGAAGAGAAGGCGGCCAGCCGCTATCACGGCAACTGCATCCACCAGCAACTCGACCTGCTGTACGAATTCAGCCAGTGGGCGCTCGACCGCTTCGGCCTGCCGCAGCAGCAGCCGGGCAGTCATGTGCGCCTGTGGCGCGGCAGCACACGCGCCGAAGAGCAGCTGGTCGCCGGCCGGCTGCAGGACAGCCAATGCACGGTGCGCCTGAACAGCATCGCGTCGTTCTCGCTGTCGCGCGACGAAGCGGGCTGCTTCGGCGACTGGGTGTTCGAACTGCAGGTGCCGCGCTGCAAGCTGCTGGTGTGGCCCGGCCTGCTGCCCGGCCCGGTGCTGCACGGCGAACAGGAAGTGCTGGCGCTGGGCGGCGACTACCCCACACAGGCAAGCTGCCAATGA encodes:
- a CDS encoding HIT family protein: MPKFVDTSPPGVCIFCRIVAGELPAARVFEDDLTLAFMDLGQVNPGHVLVATKRHAATLFDITPEEGAAVMNTAQRVAAAIRETFDPPGLNLLQANGKEGEQTVFHFHMHVVPRHANDGVGLIWPRKEPGAEVLRGYAAQLAGALARG
- a CDS encoding NAD(+)--dinitrogen-reductase ADP-D-ribosyltransferase produces the protein MPIDSALPHDAGAERARPGTLSSPARAPDASAVSPDAGGAADAQPHRWYSTNLVGVPAPVLASRLFNEHPLPLHIAGTREAHRGLFALLDRCADLPEARDVFEHYVAIAFGLQPADAPRDSAEARRWRCSWRRLLQGWGGDANGPAGAVLKGWVESRFGLVPMFHKARLERFPSPAWVSYLEEKAASRYHGNCIHQQLDLLYEFSQWALDRFGLPQQQPGSHVRLWRGSTRAEEQLVAGRLQDSQCTVRLNSIASFSLSRDEAGCFGDWVFELQVPRCKLLVWPGLLPGPVLHGEQEVLALGGDYPTQASCQ